In the genome of Candidatus Bathyarchaeota archaeon, the window GGTCTCTTGCTGATAAGGTAGATGCTCCCTGGGGCAAGATTAAGGGTCTAGGCGGGGACAGCCACATTGCAAAGAAGATCATATTCTGCCTCAATTATGAGACAGGCTCAGTGGTTCCGATATTCAGCACAAGCCACATGGAGTACTTCCTAGACACAATCCAAGAGGAACCGTGGAGCCCAATAAATTATGCTACCATGAGTCTAGGCGAGAAATATGAAGCCCTAACCGAAGAGATTCTAAGAGCGAAAGAAACTTCTCCTATAACCAGGTCTTGGGAGATAACCTACTTCTGCAGATTCCTCTACGAATGTTACACGCCCCCAAAGATCATAAGGGGAAGCACACCGAAGGAATATGAGGGAAGATATGGAGAAAAAGAAAAAATTCGCCGAATTCATTGGACTCCTAAACGACCTTAAAGCAAAAGGCAAAATCTCCGCCGAGGAGTTCAGAACGTACTCTATGAAATGGCATAAGAACCCAGAATTAAGAAAGACATTGCTCGAAAGACTTACACAACTTAAGTGAACAATAAAATTATGATGCACATTATGACGGGAATCGATCCGCCTACGGCTTTTTCAGTCCACCCTACTTGCTCCTGAGGAGTCGACTCAGGTGCACAATATAATTCCAAGCTTCCTTCCTATTGAAGCTGCTTCTCCCCTTCCTCCTAGACTGAAAAGTATAAGGCACCTCAACGAAATTCTCATACCTACCCTTGGCAACAATCTCTAATAAGATCTTAAAGCCAACAGGCTTAAGTGGCACACCCTCAACAACACATCTCTTAAGCATGAAGAAGCCTGAGACTGCATCCTTGATCTTTCTGGATCTGGGCACCATGATATGCGCCAAGAACACGGCGACCCTAGAAATTATCCTCCTCCTCAATCCCCAACCTCGAATATCCCCACCAGTCACGTATCTTGACCCAATAACTAGATCGTGACCTCGAGTAATCATTTCATACATTTTGCGAAGCAGTTCAGGCGGATGCTGAAGGTCTGCATCGATCACCGCTAGGACCTTCCCAGA includes:
- a CDS encoding polyprenol monophosphomannose synthase, coding for MWSGVGLGRDSPDKASVSPELSVIVPTYMERENIAELIERIELSLSDVDFEIVIVDDSSPDGTAEYAESLGHLYGNVKVVKRPGKLGLSSAVLDGFMEASGKVLAVIDADLQHPPELLRKMYEMITRGHDLVIGSRYVTGGDIRGWGLRRRIISRVAVFLAHIMVPRSRKIKDAVSGFFMLKRCVVEGVPLKPVGFKILLEIVAKGRYENFVEVPYTFQSRRKGRSSFNRKEAWNYIVHLSRLLRSK